The following are encoded together in the Zingiber officinale cultivar Zhangliang chromosome 8A, Zo_v1.1, whole genome shotgun sequence genome:
- the LOC122009750 gene encoding homeobox-leucine zipper protein HOX20-like isoform X1, giving the protein MKRSLSYLDHLIPTVEERSRFRPFMDEQEEDESMEDMYGVGGECGAKKRRLSVEQVKELEKNFEVDNKLEPERKVRLAQELGLQPRQVAVWFQNRRARSKTKQLEHDYAVLKASHDALRLNCDVLLRDKESLLAKIKDLKAKLVTEDPVASVAEKEPILAAEEPFPPELACKDGSWDSDSSAVLYDGVLNDEDSPRGISSSDSATHTATGVDGILTSFPDSPQQPLLNLDWKTSRSVGVGGIHYYQNHQVKMEEFLDGEVECTGFFADEQTAGLNWLYWS; this is encoded by the exons ATGAAGAGGTCGCTTAGTTACTTGGATCATTTGATACCCACTG TAGAAGAGAGAAGCAGATTCCGGCCGTTCATGGACGAGCAAGAGGAGGACGAGAGTATGGAGGATATGTACGGCGTCGGCGGAGAGTGCGGGGCCAAGAAGCGGCGTCTGAGCGTGGAGCAAGTGAAAGAGCTGGAGAAAAACTTTGAGGTGGACAACAAgttggagccggagcggaaggtgaGGCTGGCACAGGAGCTCGGCCTTCAACCACGACAGGTGGCCGTCTGGTTCCAGAACCGCCGGGCGCGGTCGAAGACCAAGCAGCTGGAGCACGACTACGCCGTCCTCAAGGCCAGCCACGACGCTCTCCGCCTCAACTGCGACGTCCTCCTCCGCGACAAAGAGTCCTTGCTTGCCAAG ATCAAGGATCTGAAAGCCAAGTTAGTGACGGAGGATCCAGTAGCTTCGGTGGCCGAAAAAGAGCCGATTTTGGCAGCAGAGGAACCTTTTCCTCCAGAGTTGGCGTGCAAGGACGGGTCATGGGACAGCGACTCCAGCGCTGTCCTCTACGACGGCGTGCTCAACGACGAAGACAGCCCGCGCGGGATATCATCGTCGGATTCTGCCACCCACACGGCGACGGGGGTGGACGGCATCTTGACTTCTTTCCCCGATTCGCCGCAACAACCTTTGCTGAATCTGGATTGGAAGACGTCGAGATCGGTGGGAGTAGGAGGGATTCACTATTACCAGAATCACCAAGTGAAGATGGAAGAGTTCCTCGATGGGGAGGTGGAGTGCACCGGCTTCTTTGCCGACGAGCAAACGGCAGGTCTCAATTGGTTGTATTGGAGTTGA
- the LOC122009750 gene encoding homeobox-leucine zipper protein HOX20-like isoform X2: MKRSLSYLDHLIPTEERSRFRPFMDEQEEDESMEDMYGVGGECGAKKRRLSVEQVKELEKNFEVDNKLEPERKVRLAQELGLQPRQVAVWFQNRRARSKTKQLEHDYAVLKASHDALRLNCDVLLRDKESLLAKIKDLKAKLVTEDPVASVAEKEPILAAEEPFPPELACKDGSWDSDSSAVLYDGVLNDEDSPRGISSSDSATHTATGVDGILTSFPDSPQQPLLNLDWKTSRSVGVGGIHYYQNHQVKMEEFLDGEVECTGFFADEQTAGLNWLYWS; this comes from the exons ATGAAGAGGTCGCTTAGTTACTTGGATCATTTGATACCCACTG AAGAGAGAAGCAGATTCCGGCCGTTCATGGACGAGCAAGAGGAGGACGAGAGTATGGAGGATATGTACGGCGTCGGCGGAGAGTGCGGGGCCAAGAAGCGGCGTCTGAGCGTGGAGCAAGTGAAAGAGCTGGAGAAAAACTTTGAGGTGGACAACAAgttggagccggagcggaaggtgaGGCTGGCACAGGAGCTCGGCCTTCAACCACGACAGGTGGCCGTCTGGTTCCAGAACCGCCGGGCGCGGTCGAAGACCAAGCAGCTGGAGCACGACTACGCCGTCCTCAAGGCCAGCCACGACGCTCTCCGCCTCAACTGCGACGTCCTCCTCCGCGACAAAGAGTCCTTGCTTGCCAAG ATCAAGGATCTGAAAGCCAAGTTAGTGACGGAGGATCCAGTAGCTTCGGTGGCCGAAAAAGAGCCGATTTTGGCAGCAGAGGAACCTTTTCCTCCAGAGTTGGCGTGCAAGGACGGGTCATGGGACAGCGACTCCAGCGCTGTCCTCTACGACGGCGTGCTCAACGACGAAGACAGCCCGCGCGGGATATCATCGTCGGATTCTGCCACCCACACGGCGACGGGGGTGGACGGCATCTTGACTTCTTTCCCCGATTCGCCGCAACAACCTTTGCTGAATCTGGATTGGAAGACGTCGAGATCGGTGGGAGTAGGAGGGATTCACTATTACCAGAATCACCAAGTGAAGATGGAAGAGTTCCTCGATGGGGAGGTGGAGTGCACCGGCTTCTTTGCCGACGAGCAAACGGCAGGTCTCAATTGGTTGTATTGGAGTTGA